Proteins from a genomic interval of Arvicola amphibius chromosome 14, mArvAmp1.2, whole genome shotgun sequence:
- the Slc16a4 gene encoding monocarboxylate transporter 5: protein MAMTKTFAIFFVVFQEEFEGTSEQTGWIGSIMSALRFSAGPLAAIICDILGEKPTSILGTFLVSGGYLVSSWATGIPFLCVTMGLLPGLGSAFLYQVAAVVITKYFKKRLGLSTAIARSGMGLTFLLAPFTKFLIDLYDWTGALILFGAIALNLVPSSMLLRPIHTETVNNSDIKNKGISLSATGSEATDRTETSYCNETQESSIQGISMKKSEQPNKNLTVLEHQSEEFGNRPHRNRLSLMSNDKSYQKKFVSWKCKQNLLDISLFRNPFFYIFTWSFLLSQLAYFVPTFHLVARAKTLGIDVMDASYLVSVAGITETVSQLISGWIADQNWIKKYQYHKFYLILCGVTNLLAPLATTFPLLMAYTIFFAIFAGGYLALILPVLVDLSKNSRVHKFLGYASFFAGMAVLSGPPIAGWLYDYTQTYTGSFYFSGTCYLLSSVSLFFVPLAERWKSQQPDLPRTTIK, encoded by the exons ATGGCAATGACCAAGACGTTTGCAATATTCTTCGTGGTCTTTCAAGAAGAGTTTGAAGGCACTTCAGAGCAAACTGGCTGGATTGGATCCATCATGTCAGCACTCCGTTTCTCTGCAG GTCCCCTGGCTGCTATTATTTGTGACATACTTGGAGAAAAACCTACCTCCATTCTCGGGACTTTCCTTGTTTCTGGTGGCTATCTGGTCAGCAGTTGGGCCACAGGGATTCCCTTTCTTTGTGTGACTATGGGACTGTTACCTG gattGGGGTCTGCTTTCTTGTACCAAGTAGCTGCTGTGGTAATtaccaaatatttcaaaaaacGATTGGGTCTTTCTACAGCGATTGCCCGTTCTGGAATGGGACTGACGTTTCTGCTGGCACCCTTTACAAAATTCCTGATAGATCTTTATGACTGGACAG GTGCTCTTATATTATTTGGAGCTATTGCATTGAATTTGGTGCCTTCCAGCATGCTCTTAAGACCCATCCACACCGAAACAGTGAACAATTCTGATATCAAAAACAAAGGTATCAGTTTGTCTGCAACTGGATCCGAGGCaacagacaggacagaaacatcATACTGCAATGAGACACAAGAGTCTTCTATCCAAGGCATTTCTATGAAGAAATCTGAACAACCGAATAAAAATTTAACTGTCTTAGAACATCAAAGTGAAGAGTTCGGCAATAGACCTCACAGGAACAGACTGTCACTTATGAGCAATGACAAAAGTTACCAAAAAAAGTTTGTTTCATGGAAATGTAAACAAAATCTTTTAGATATTTCTCTCTTTAGGAATccttttttctatatatttacctGGTCTTTTCTCCTCAGCCAATTAGCCTATTTCGTTCCTACTTTTCACCTAGTAGCCAGAGCCAAAACACTTGGGATTGACGTAATGGATGCCTCCTACCTTGTATCTGTAGCTG GTATCACTGAGACAGTCAGTCAGCTTATTTCTGGATGGATTGCTGATCAAAACTGGATCAAGAAGTATCAATACCATAAGTTTTACCTCATTCTATGTGGTGTAACTAACCTGCTTGCTCCTTTAGCCACCACATTCCCACTCCTTATGGCCTATACCATCTTTTTTGCCATTTTTGCTGGTGGCTACCTGGCACTGATACTCCCAGTACTG GTTGATCTGTCTAAGAATTCAAGAGTGCACAAGTTTTTGGGATATGCCAGTTTCTTTGCTGGAATGGCTGTCCTTTCTGGACCACCAATAGCAG GCTGGCTATATgactacacacagacatacacaggctCTTTCTACTTCTCCGGCACCTGCTACCTCCTCTCTTCAGTCTCACTTTTCTTTGTACCGCTGGCTGAAAGATGGAAAAGCCAACAGCCTGACCTTCCAAGGACTACAATCAAGTGA
- the Rbm15 gene encoding RNA-binding protein 15, with protein MRSAGREPLPRRSPRWRRASPLCETSAGWRVSQLRRDDLRRPSTMKGKERSPVKPKRSRGGEDSSSRGERSKKLGGSGGSNGSSSGKADGGGSRRSLHLDKSSSRGGSREYDTGGGSSSSRLHSYSSPSTKNSSGGGESRSSSRGGGGESRSSGATSSAPGGGDGVEYKTLKISELGSQLSDEAVEDGLFHEFKRFGDVSVKISHLSGSGSGDERVAFVNFRRPEDARAAKHARGRLVLYDRPLKIEAVYVSRRRSRSPLDKDPYPPSSSVVGTSVGSHRHAPGGGGGQRSLSPGGAALGYRDYRLQQLALGRLPPPPPPPLPRELERERDYPFYDRVRPAYSLEPRVGAGAGAAPFREVDEISPEDDQRANRTLFLGNLDITVTENDLRRAFDRFGVITEVDIKRPSRGQTSTYGFLKFENLDMSHRAKLAMSGKIIIRNPIKIGYGKATPTTRLWVGGLGPWVPLAALAREFDRFGTIRTIDYRKGDSWAYIQYESLDAAHAAWTHMRGFPLGGPDRRLRVDFADTEHRYQQQYLQPLPLTHYELVTDTFGHRAPDPLRSARDRTPPLLYRDRDRDLYTDSDWVPPPPPVRERSARAAASAVTAYEPLDSLDRRRDGWSLDRDRGDRDLPSSRDQPRKRRLPEESGGRHLDRSPESDRPRKRHCTPSPDRSPELSSNRDRYNSDNDRSSRLLLLERPSPIRDRRGSLEKSQSEKRDRKNSASAERDRKHRTAAPTEGKNPPKKEERSDGNAPSTSTSSSKQKPPSQKQDGGTAPVAASSPKLCLAWQGMLLLKNSNFPSNMHLLQGDLQVASSLLVEGSTGGKVAQLKITQRLRLDQPKLDEVTRRIKVAGPNGYAILLAVPGSSDSRSSSSSATSDTATSTQRPLRNLVSYLKQKQAAGVISLPVGGNKDKENTGVLHAFPPCEFSQQFLDSPAKALAKSEEDYLVMIIVRAKLVNSG; from the exons ATGAGGTCTGCGGGGCGGGAGCCTTTGCCGCGGCGGAGTCCAAGATGGCGGCGTGCGAGTCCGCTGTGTGAAACGAGCGCGGGGTGGCGGGTTAGTCAGCTCCGCAGAGACGACCTCCGGCGACCCTCCACCATGAAAGGGAAGGAGCGCTCGCCGGTCAAGCCCAAGCGCTCCCGCGGTGGCGAGGACTCCAGTTCTCGCGGAGAACGGAGCAAGAAGTTAGGAGGCTCTGGCGGCAGCAATGGGAGCAGCAGCGGGAAGGCGGACGGCGGCGGGTCGCGGCGGAGCCTCCACCTGGACAAGTCCAGCAGCCGAGGCGGCAGCCGCGAGTATGACACCGGCGGGGGCAGCTCCAGCAGCCGCTTGCATAGTTACAGCTCCCCCAGCACCAAAAATTCCTCAGGCGGGGGCGAGTCGCGCAGCAGCTCCCGGGGTGGAGGCGGGGAGTCACGTTCCTCCGGGGCCACCTCCTCCGCGCCAGGCGGCGGGGACGGCGTGGAGTACAAGACCCTGAAGATCAGCGAGCTGGGGTCGCAGCTGAGCGACGAGGCGGTGGAGGACGGGCTGTTCCACGAGTTCAAACGCTTCGGTGATGTAAGTGTCAAAATCAGCCACCTCTCGGGTTCTGGCAGCGGGGATGAGCGGGTGGCCTTTGTGAACTTCCGGAGGCCCGAGGACGCGAGGGCGGCCAAGCATGCCAGAGGCCGCCTGGTGCTCTATGACCGGCCTCTGAAGATAGAAGCCGTGTACGTGAGCCGGCGCCGCAGCCGCTCCCCGTTAGACAAAGATCCCTACCCGCCGTCGTCCAGCGTGGTGGGAACCTCCGTGGGGAGCCACCGGCACGCCCCTGGAGGAGGCGGCGGTCAGAGGTCACTTTCCCCTGGCGGGGCCGCTTTGGGATACAGAGACTACCGGTTGCAGCAGTTGGCTCTTGGCCGcctgcctcctccacccccaccaccattGCCCCGAGAGCTGGAAAGAGAACGAGACTATCCATTCTATGACAGAGTGCGCCCAGCTTACAGTCTGGAGCCCAGGGTGGGAGCTGGAGCGGGGGCTGCTCCTTTCCGAGAAGTGGATGAGATCTCACCCGAGGATGATCAGCGTGCCAACCGGACACTTTTCCTGGGCAACTTAGACATCACTGTGACAGAAAATGATCTAAGAAGGGCTTTTGATCGCTTCGGAGTCATCACAGAAGTGGACATTAAGAGGCCTTCTCGGGGCCAGACCAGTACCTATGGTTTTCTTAAATTTGAGAATCTAGACATGTCTCACAGGGCTAAACTAGCAATGTCTGGCAAAATTATAATTCGGAATCCAATCAAGATTGGTTATGGTAAAGCTACACCCACTACCCGACTTTGGGTGGGTGGCTTGGGACCTTGGGTGCCACTTGCTGCCCTGGCACGAGAATTTGATCGATTTGGCACCATACGAACCATAGACTACCGAAAAGGTGATAGTTGGGCCTATATACAGTATGAAAGCTTGGATGCAGCTCATGCTGCCTGGACCCATATGCGTGGATTCCCACTTGGTGGCCCAGATCGTCGCCTTAGAGTAGACTTTGCAGACACAGAACACCGTTACCAGCAGCAGTATCTTCAGCCTCTGCCCTTGACTCATTATGAACTAGTGACAGATACTTTTGGACATCGAGCACCTGACCCTTTGAGGAGTGCTCGGGATAGGACACCACCCTTATTATACAGAGATCGCGATAGGGACCTTTATACTGATTCTGATTGGGTGCCACCCCCACCACCAGTTCGAGAACGCAGTGCTCGTGCTGCAGCTAGTGCTGTGACTGCTTATGAGCCCCTGGATAGCTTGGATCGAAGGAGGGATGGCTGGTCATTGGACAGGGACAGAGGTGATCGGGATTTGCCCAGTAGCAGGGACCAGCCGAGGAAGCGAAGGCTGCCTGAGGAAAGTGGAGGACGGCATCTGGATAGATCACCTGAGAGTGACCGGCCACGAAAACGTCACTGCACTCCTTCTCCTGACCGAAGTCCAGAACTGAGCAGTAACAGAGATCGCTACAACAGTGACAATGATCGATCATCCCGTCTTCTTCTTTTGGAAAGGCCTTCTCCAATCAGAGATAGACGGGGCAGTTTGGAGAAGAGCCAGAGTGAGAAGCGAGACCGTAAAAACTCTGCATCAGCTGAAAGGGATAGAAAGCACCGGACAGCTGCTCCCACAGAGGGAAAAAACCCTCCGAAAAAAGAAGAACGGTCTGATGGCAATGCACCCAGTACCAGCACTTCTTCATCAAAGCAGAAACCTCCTTCCCAGAAACAGGATGGAGGGACAGCTCCTGTGGCAGCATCCTCTCCCAAACTCTGTTTGGCTTGGCAAGGCATGCTTCTACTGAAGAACAGCAACTTCCCTTCCAACATGCATCTATTGCAGGGTGACCTCCAAGTTGCTAGCAGTCTGCTTGTGGAGGGGTCAACTGGAGGCAAAGTTGCCCAGCTCAAGATCACTCAGCGTCTCCGTTTGGACCAGCCCAAGTTGGATGAAGTAACTCGTCGCATCAAAGTGGCAGGGCCGAATGGTTATGCCATACTTCTGGCTGTACCTGGAAGTTCTGACAGCcggtcctcctcttcctcagccacATCAGACACTGCCACCTCTACTCAGAGGCCACTTAGGAACCTTGTGTCCTACTTAAAGCAAAAGCAGGCAGCTGGGGTGATCAGCCTCCCTGTGGGAGGCAACAAAGACAAGGAAAACACGGGGGTTCTTCATGCCTTCCCACCTTGTGAGTTCTCTCAGCAGTTCCTGGATTCCCCTGCCAAGGCACTGGCCAAATCTGAAGAAGATTACCTGGTCATGATCATTGTCCGTG CAAAACTGGTGAACAGCGGATGA